A stretch of the Lolium perenne isolate Kyuss_39 chromosome 3, Kyuss_2.0, whole genome shotgun sequence genome encodes the following:
- the LOC127343054 gene encoding uncharacterized protein: MAASAADAGERSSAAARLRLAWRVVRAAELLALAFLVSRSFPRLPYAAAAASSALRVAASLLLHPRSVFLIANAIVLLLFLFSRRDPSSSSSSSGQDAHDHFLSFAGQPLLLPSAADSPAAAAGADAVFEDKQAVHVTTVRAAAAPRRSRSEKISGGTRRAGSPDMRRSESDNGRRRRRSTSSAVPEEWGGAEDDDDKEGEEFRRAVEAFIAKQQTRFHREESFGLLVAGDDAQAITVAAAVSPVK; the protein is encoded by the coding sequence ATGGCAGCCTCCGCCGCCGACGCCGGAGAGCGGTCTTCGGCCGCGGCCCGCCTCCGCCTCGCCTGGCGCGTCGTGCGCGCGGCGGAGCTCCTGGCGCTGGCCTTCCTCGTCTCCCgctccttcccgcgcctcccctacgccgccgccgcggcctccTCCGCGCTCCGCGTCGCCGCCTCGCTCCTCCTCCACCCGCGCTCCGTCTTCCTCATCGCCAACGCCATCgtgctcctcctcttcctcttctcccgcCGCGacccgtcctcctcgtcctcttcctccGGCCAGGACGCCCACGACCACTTCCTCTCCTTCGCGGGCCAGCCGCTGCTGCTGCCGTCGGCCGCCGACTCGCCGGCCGCGGCGGCCGGGGCGGACGCCGTGTTCGAGGACAAGCAGGCGGTGCACGTGACCACggtgcgcgccgccgccgccccgcgcCGGAGCCGGTCGGAGAAAATCTCTGGCGGGACGCGGAGGGCGGGCTCGCCGGATATGCGCCGGTCGGAGTCGGAcaacgggcggcggcggcggcggtcgacGTCTTCGGCGGTGCCGGAGGAATGGGGCGgcgcggaggacgacgacgacaaggAGGGGGAGGAGTTCCGGAGGGCCGTCGAGGCGTTCATCGCCAAGCAGCAGACGCGGTTCCACCGCGAGGAGTCCTTCGGGCTGCTCGTCGCCGGAGACGATGCTCAGGCCATCACCGTAGCTGCTGCCGTGTCGCCAGTGAAGTGA